One genomic segment of Theobroma cacao cultivar B97-61/B2 unplaced genomic scaffold, Criollo_cocoa_genome_V2, whole genome shotgun sequence includes these proteins:
- the LOC18594690 gene encoding uncharacterized protein LOC18594690: protein MEAGRPLDPQNHSFSTPPSLPRVAAPTPSPLEKGKLQPPPLMDSHNLYKHRFNHQLPHDRRAAAFFEDEIQTLAQSFKTSLVGKFSWMPKLQEVKYAFKGIGLAGAYEVRWLDYKHVLIHLSDEQNFNRIWTKQNWFIANQKMRVFKWTPEFEPEKESVVVPIWISFPNLKAHLFEKSTLLLIAKTVGKPLFLDEATTNGSRPSVAHVCVEYDCRKRMVEQVWIVVQNRETSAVMNGYSQKVEFAHMPAYCDHCCHVGHKKVECIVLGNKVKPSGSSKLQPIREAEKAADYGGGSFKNPIPPLI from the exons ATGGAGGCTGGCAGGCCGCTGGACCCCCAAAACCACTCATTTTCGACTCCACCATCTCTCCCAAGGGTGGCAGCCCCAACCCCAAGCCCtttggaaaaaggaaagttaCAGCCGCCACCTCTCATGGATTCCCACAACCTATACAAACACAGATTCAACCACCAACTTCCCCACG ATCGACGTGCTGCTGCGTTTTTTGAAGATGAAATACAAACCCTAGCACAATCGTTCAAGACGTCCCTTGTGGGTAAGTTCTCTTGGATGCCAAAATTGCAAGAAGTCAAATATGCATTTAAAGGGATAGGTTTAGCAGGGGCTTATGAAGTTAGATGGTTAGACTATAAACATGTCCTCATCCACTTGTCTGATGAACAAAACTTCAATCGGATTTGGACAAAGCAGAATTGGTTTATAGCGAATCAGAAAATGAGGGTGTTCAAGTGGACTCCAGAGTTTGAACCAGAAAAAGAATCAGTTGTGGTACCCATTTGGATCTCCTTCCCAAACTTAAAAGCTCATCTGTTCGagaaatcaactttgttgttgATTGCAAAAACGGTGGGAAAACCACTATTTTTGGATGAGGCCACTACTAACGGGTCGCGGCCAAGTGTGGCTCATGTTTGTGTGGAGTATGACTGCAGAAAACGAATGGTGGAACAAGTTTGGATAGTGGTTCAGAATAGGGAAACGAGTGCAGTAATGAATGGATATTCTCAAAAGGTAGAGTTTGCTCATATGCCAGCTTACTGTGACCATTGTTGTCACGTTGGTCATAAGAAAGTTGAATGTATAGTGCTGGGAAATAAAGTTAAACCATCCGGATCCAGCAAGTTacagcctattagagaggcGGAGAAGGCTGCGGACTATGGAGGAGGTAGTTTCAAAAACCCTATTCCACCACTTATCTGA